The proteins below come from a single Sinorhizobium fredii genomic window:
- a CDS encoding transporter substrate-binding domain-containing protein — protein MKLMSILMAGVAFALAGAANAEVRFGIMNEAYPPFFTKDPSGKWIGWEIELMDAVCAEMKETCSIVDMSWDGLIPGLEAKKFDVIWSSMSITHERKKTIDFTDKYYNTPSKLIGAKDGKLGAAPDDVADKTIGIQVSTIQSEYYKKYFADKAAEQTYATLDEAFQDLAAGRIDYVFGDAIPLAEFLKSDFGKDCCEDKGNVKDDPAILGTGIGGGLRKDDTALRDKLNAAIAAVRASGKYAEISKKYFDFDPYGE, from the coding sequence ATGAAGTTGATGTCCATCCTGATGGCCGGCGTGGCCTTCGCACTTGCAGGTGCGGCCAATGCGGAAGTGCGCTTCGGCATCATGAACGAAGCCTACCCACCCTTCTTCACGAAGGACCCGTCCGGCAAATGGATCGGTTGGGAAATCGAGCTGATGGACGCGGTCTGCGCCGAGATGAAGGAGACCTGCTCCATCGTGGACATGTCCTGGGACGGCCTGATCCCGGGTCTCGAGGCGAAGAAGTTCGACGTCATCTGGTCGTCGATGTCGATCACCCACGAGCGCAAGAAGACGATCGACTTCACCGACAAATATTACAACACCCCGAGCAAGCTGATCGGCGCCAAGGACGGCAAGTTAGGAGCAGCGCCTGACGACGTCGCCGACAAGACGATCGGCATCCAGGTCTCGACGATCCAGTCCGAATATTACAAGAAGTATTTCGCCGACAAGGCAGCGGAACAGACCTATGCGACGCTCGACGAAGCCTTCCAGGACCTGGCTGCCGGGCGGATCGACTATGTCTTCGGCGATGCCATTCCGCTGGCAGAGTTCCTGAAGTCGGACTTCGGCAAGGACTGCTGCGAGGACAAGGGCAACGTCAAGGACGACCCGGCTATCCTCGGAACGGGTATCGGCGGCGGGCTGCGCAAGGACGACACGGCACTGCGCGACAAGCTTAACGCGGCGATCGCCGCCGTCAGGGCGAGCGGCAAATATGCCGAAATCTCCAAGAAGTACTTCGACTTCGATCCCTATGGCGAATGA